The following proteins come from a genomic window of Rhodohalobacter sp. 614A:
- the rdgB gene encoding RdgB/HAM1 family non-canonical purine NTP pyrophosphatase, with translation MSKPTELFLASGNPHKIEELQQILKPLGIHLKSTLDFPDAPEVEEDQPDLQGNALKKARFWFEKTGLPSIADDTGLEVEALGGAPGVYSARYAGENVTYQQNVDKLLRELGNEENRKAQFRTVIAYLTDDDEYVFEGVCKGQILTEQRGEKGFGYDPVFQPTGYDKTFAELDSEEKNKISHRGKALEKFLQFLKTD, from the coding sequence ATGTCGAAACCCACAGAACTGTTTCTCGCTTCCGGGAATCCACACAAAATTGAGGAACTTCAGCAGATTCTGAAGCCGCTTGGTATCCATTTAAAATCAACATTGGATTTTCCGGATGCTCCCGAGGTAGAAGAAGATCAACCCGATTTGCAAGGAAATGCATTAAAAAAGGCTCGGTTTTGGTTTGAGAAAACCGGCTTGCCATCCATCGCCGATGATACTGGTTTGGAAGTAGAAGCTTTGGGCGGTGCTCCCGGAGTCTATTCAGCAAGATATGCCGGAGAGAATGTAACCTACCAGCAAAATGTAGATAAGTTGTTGCGGGAGTTGGGAAACGAAGAAAATAGAAAGGCACAATTCCGAACAGTCATTGCCTATCTGACAGATGACGATGAATACGTTTTTGAAGGTGTATGCAAGGGACAGATCCTTACCGAACAACGAGGGGAGAAAGGATTTGGTTACGATCCTGTATTTCAGCCAACAGGTTATGACAAAACCTTTGCCGAGCTGGATTCTGAAGAAAAAAACAAAATTAGCCACCGGGGAAAAGCCCTGGAAAAATTTCTGCAATTTTTAAAA
- a CDS encoding PfkB family carbohydrate kinase, with amino-acid sequence MSLLVVGSVAYDGIETPFGKVDKILGGSATYISLTSSYFQKNVNLVGVVGKDFKQEDIDLFKSKEIDLQGLQMDESGNTFFWKGKYHYDLNNRDTLDTQLNVFEHFDPVIPESYRDAKFIALGNIEPSLQRKVLDQVDNPDLVVMDTMNFWIEGTPEALKETLKAVDLLVINDSEARELADEPNLIKAAEMVREMGPDFLIIKKGEHGALLFTEDEIFSAPAYPVIDIFDPTGAGDSFMGGLLGWLSYTNDLSSQNFRRAVIFGSVMASFCVEEFGPERIKNLTEKEIYDRYREFRRLSEIPEVSS; translated from the coding sequence ATGTCTCTATTAGTTGTTGGATCTGTGGCTTACGACGGAATTGAAACTCCTTTCGGAAAAGTTGACAAGATTCTGGGCGGTTCCGCTACTTATATTTCTCTCACCTCATCTTATTTTCAAAAAAATGTGAATCTCGTTGGCGTTGTCGGGAAAGACTTCAAGCAGGAGGATATCGATCTCTTCAAAAGTAAAGAGATTGACTTACAGGGCCTACAGATGGATGAAAGTGGAAATACATTCTTTTGGAAAGGAAAGTACCACTATGATTTGAACAACCGGGATACCCTGGATACGCAACTGAATGTGTTTGAGCATTTTGATCCTGTGATTCCTGAATCGTACAGAGATGCCAAATTTATCGCGCTTGGAAATATTGAACCGAGTTTACAGCGTAAAGTTTTGGATCAGGTGGACAATCCCGATCTGGTTGTGATGGATACCATGAACTTCTGGATTGAGGGCACGCCCGAAGCGTTGAAGGAAACACTGAAAGCAGTGGATTTATTGGTGATCAATGATTCTGAAGCCAGGGAACTCGCCGATGAACCCAATCTCATTAAGGCGGCAGAAATGGTTCGTGAAATGGGGCCTGACTTTCTGATCATCAAAAAAGGAGAACACGGAGCGTTGTTATTTACGGAAGACGAAATTTTTTCAGCCCCGGCATATCCCGTTATCGATATTTTTGATCCAACCGGCGCCGGCGATTCTTTCATGGGCGGCCTTTTGGGATGGCTTTCTTATACGAATGATTTGTCGTCCCAGAACTTTAGAAGAGCCGTTATTTTCGGGTCTGTAATGGCCAGTTTTTGTGTGGAGGAATTTGGTCCTGAACGCATCAAAAATCTGACGGAAAAAGAGATTTATGATCGGTACAGGGAATTCCGTCGGTTGAGTGAAATTCCTGAAGTAAGCTCCTGA